TACTTGTCCAAACTATCATTTATATTTCTTGTGTGAAACTACTAAAACCTAGATATCTAAATCAATCACAATTTGGATCCCATATGTATTATACCTCTAAATAAATGTAGCCTTGTGTAATactaattatttttatttgtataCTCTTCTTGATATGTGAAAATGATAAAATAGTCTTTTGGATGGAGAACTTGTTCTTTTGAAAGAGGGTCACACGTTCAAATCTCATAGGGGTTAAGGTATATATGCCTTATTTGTAGCATAGTTAGGTGCCTCCTGCTTAttatttggaaaggaaaaataagtatattatataatttaaaactaattttgaaaaatattttttcctATGTTATGAATTATCTGACTTGAATGGTACAAAAGAAAGGAGGGTTTTTGGTTTCTTATTTGGGCTTGTTTTAGGGATTAATGATTTCCAAATTTATTTCTAAGTGCCACTTCTTGGAGGAGGTGTTGTTTTTGTcgtttaattaatttttaaaatatctttGACAATGTCTAGTTTGAATTAGAAACATAAAAGAAGGGTTTTCTTATTAAGAAAAAAAGTGAATTTACTTTGTTTCTATTTATCATTATGCATTGTTTGTTTTGGGTGAAAATAAAAGAGGTCAAAATAGGGAAGAGATTACCTACTTGAATCCCTTATTTCTCAGGACAATGGAAAAGGACTGGTTGAAGTTTTTGGGTTGAAATTGTGTAGAGATTTCGTGCTTGCATTGGGGATATATAAGGTTTGGAGATTTCTCACTAAACTCCATTTCTTGGAGGAATTATTATTTATGAATTTAATAAAGGGATACCTCGATTCATGATAATTATTACTTTTTGCATGTGTAAAAGGTTTGctaaatttttttattacaaaactATTTCTTAGAAATTAGTATATCTTAGTTTGTAGTTTATTTTATTTCGAATTGTATAACAAACTTGGTAAATCGGCTCTTGGAAATTTCCCCTCAAAATGAAATGAATACATTTTAGTGATGTCAGGTAGATATAAATAAAGAGGGTATTTTCTGAATTTTGATCTAGTGTGTTTTAATTTTCAAGAAATTTCAAAGGTTCATTAATTTTTCACAATACCATATTACTAATTCTCCAAATTTAGAACCTCTGGATTATTATTATATTAGTGAAGTAATTTTTTTACCGTATAAATTAAGTGTGGTTACCTTGGGATGTATGTCAAATGTAAAATTGTATCTTTCTCCATCTAAGGGATAATTACATAATTTCATTGCCTTAGAATGTAAGATAATAATGATTAGGAAATTATCTCCTTAAGGGGATGGATTTAATCATGTTATgtaaaatttgaaaatatgtttaaCATCAATATAATGAGTATATAATTAACTATGAAATAAAGGATACCCAAATATGtgtattatataaaaaataatgaacATAAGAATAATTGGGTGGTACATTTTAAAAGACGTGTCCATATTAATAATGAAGTTGAAGTTAAGTATATAGTGGTCTAAAGTGTTGTTTAAACATATGTGTTGTACTTTTAAACAATGCAATGGATTAAAAGAACATCTAAAACGTTATATTATATTGACAAGTGTTACCAAAAAGAAGTACTTATTATTGAGATCAAATGTTTGAATGGTCCTAGCTTAGTTTTAAAAAACTGAGGGAATATTGTTCTTTATCCTACACTAGAATAGTCTTCCTCATTTTTTAGACTCGTGCAGTCTACCTTGTGAATAAAAAACCTCGGGGTGATGTGTCCTCAATTATGGCTAATATGTGAATTCTTGGTGTTTTTGTGATTTATATCTATGGAGACCATCTCTTATTAGATAGAGGAGTGTCCAAAATAGTTGGGTGGCGTTGATCGCTATAAAAATTATACAATTGAGCATGACATCACAATATGAAATTATCTTTAAAAATGCATAGAGAATGATTATATTAAATTTTTGAGCCATACCATGCGATTCACAAGGATATGAAATTATTTTGTTTTGTATTATTGATGAGATAAAGGTCTACTTATTCTCTTGAGCGTGTTTGGTTAGTCTCTAGTGAGACATAAGTGATATTTCATACCTCCCTTGTGACTTATCACTCATGGTTTGTTCGATAGGACATTTAAAGATTCTATGTGATGATGTGTCAGAATGAGTTATTGCATATATATGTCATGATTATATTGCAGAAAAATTAGTGTCCTATTTTTAGTTCATTGATATCCTAAAGTAAAAATTGAGATATTAAAATCTCAAACCTAGGCAATTTCACAAATAAGTCTTCTAGTATTAAGAATATGCTAATGTTAAGTACTTTGGGAAGATAAATGAAAAAACtctattataaataaatataaaaaataaagaaaccATTAGTCTTCACAATGGTTTACTGTATTTATTAGAATTTATAAATTACTTATCAAGTAACTTAGCAAAtctaaaacaagaaaataaaaaatgtaaatgcCTTTTCTTATACCTATGAAACCATGAAAGAGTGTTGCTATTAATTTTGTACGAGGTTTTCATGTAAGTAGACATGGTCATGATTACACATTTTCAATAGTTGACaagtttattaaattttatattttaaatatttataaaaatacaaCATAGTTAAATAAAGAATTACATTGTTTTAAATCGTTTATTGGTGAATTGTGGGCTTCCTAAGTTCATAATTTTTTATAGAGATATGAATTTTCTTGGTTTTTATAGCATAGATCATTGATGTACATTGAAATGTATAAAGAACAATCTTTCACCCATAAATGGATGGTCAAATAGAAATTTTCAAGAAAACCTAGGTACATATTATCATTAGGGTATTTACAAGTACTCCAAAATATGGGATGAATCACTTCCCTACATTCACCATTATTATAATAGTGTTTTGTATTCTTGTACAAGTAATTTACCATTTGAGGTTTGTTTGGGGTATCTAATTTTTAGTCCACTTGATGTGTAGCTTTTGCTAAGTAGGATGAGCAAGTAAGAAAATATAATGAAGTGATTAAAACATCAAattttatagaaaaataaaaataaattcaagtTAAAGTTAAGGACTAGATGTAAAAAACACAACAAATAATCAGCATATGAAAGAGCACAAACTAAGGTAGggaaaaaatatcaatttatttggGAAAGGAAAAGATACAAGGACATACAAGGTGATTTCATAGCGATCTAGAATAATTTGGAGCACATCTACATGGTATATTTTGGGagacataaaaaataataaaaatttaatagtTTCTATatctttataatttaattttttttgagtcCTTTAAAGAATTTATAGCTCTTGTTTTGTCAAAAAAATCATGTCATATTCACTTAACATACTTCATGACTTTGTATATTTTCACTCAATGGACTAGGAGTTATGTGACCACCAAGTTCAGGtactaaaataaatattttcttagACTTTTTATAAATTTGTGTAGCTAATATCTTCATGTGGTTGTCCATTTCAATTTCCAAAGATTACTTAGGTGTAGTGAATTTTCAGTTTGAGGGAAACCACAATCTAGTAGTCTCATTGTCATTTAACTTCAAGTTATTTGACTTCATTTGCCATATTTAAAAGTATATTAAGTTAGGTTTGATCTTACATCAAATTATCATTGGAACAATGAGTGCACTATTGACTTCAAATTCCTTGACTTCATTAGCCATCTTTAAAAATATATCAATTGAGTTTGATCTTAAATcaaataaacattgaatactaAGTCCACTATTGACTTCAAATTCCTTACTTCATTaaccatatttaaatatatatcaaTTGAAATTTGATCATACATAAATTAAATACATAAGATATGATGAGTCATTATTAACTTCAAATTCTTTGACTTCATTGGCCATACAGAAAAGTACATGGATTGAGTATCATCTCGCATCGAATCCACATTGGGTTTGATCTTGAATTGtgaagaaaaattgaaaagaagagaAAACTTTTGTAACCCCACCACAACGGTAAACTTTGGTGTAGTTAAGTGAAAAATATAATGCGTTGGCCGGAAACCTTTGTTATTCCTCTAATAGGAAGACTTTTGGGATTCTCATATAGCCAAATCTTGTATATAGGCAGCGAGAAAGAAGTCCAAGGTGAAGAGATCTTGTCTGTACTTGTAGCCATTGTATTCACACAAGCCAACCCATTTGCAGGAGGGAATGGCCAGGGGCAAAGGAGAGGAGGGATCCGTAAATTACGGTCAGGGAGGATACCACCCTGTGGATATAGGTGATCTCTTCAATAATGAGCGCTATGTGGTACAATCCAAGCTGGGCTGGGGCACTTACTCCACTGTTTGGCTTGCCTGGGACACCCAACTCAACAAATATGTGGCCCTCAAGATATCAAGGAGCAAAGATAATTTTACAGAAACGGCCCTCAATGAGATTAGAACCCTGAAAGTAGTAGCACAGGCTGATCCAGAGGACAAGGAATGTATAATTAAATTGCTTGATGATTTCATACACACTGGACCAAATGGGAATCATGTCTGTTTGGTTCTTGAGCTTTTAGGAGACAATTTAAGGACACTTCTCAAACATTATAGTGGGAAGGGCATTCCATTGCACATGGTAAAGGAAATCTGTTTTCATATCTTGCGAGGACTTGACTTCTTGCATGGGAAACTTTCAATTCTTCACACAGATCTCAAACCGGAAAACATTCTTTTGCCATCCACCATTGACCCCGAAAAAGATCCAAAGAATCTTGGTGTCCCACTTATACCTTCTTCTAACAAAGGTAAATCCCCCATTGCTACAAGCTCATCTTCTGGATCAAATATTTGCAAGACGGGAAATCAGCAGATGGGATTGAAACATAAGGGCAAATTAGTAGCTCAAGATTGTGGGATTGCAGCAAAGGATAAAGAGGAGAAGCTGGGTGTAGAAGCCCGAGCTGTGCAAACAAGGACATGGAGCAGTAAAACAAGCTTGTCTGGGGCCTGGGAAGGAAACCTTGCACAGAAAATTAGAGAAGTCGGTATTAACAGCCCTTCTGAGAAGCAGAGTTCAATGGCGTCCCTTGATCTTAAGTGCAAGATAGCAGATATGGGTAATGCCCTCCACCTCCCTATTAATTTAATGGGTCCTATTCAAACATTTCGTTACAAGTGTCCAGAGACCCTTCTGGGATCTCCATTCTCTACTCCAGCAGATATATGGTCTGTTGGATGCATTGCCTTTGAACTTGCCACAGGCCATTTCTTGTTTAATCCTCGAGCGGAGAACGATCAAGAGAGGGTTGTAAATCACCTGGGCTTAATGATTGAACTCCTTGGTGCAATGCCCATTGGAGTTGCTCGGGGTGGCAAGGTTTCTAGAGATTTATTCGACAAGAAGGGTAATCTAGAAGGCTATATATTGAAGTCTGGAAATACATTGATCAATCTGCTTCGAGATAAATTTGGGTTTGCCAAAAAGGATGCAGATGATTTCAGGGATTTTCTAGTTCCTCTCTTACATTTTGTACCGAAAAAGCGACCCACTGCAATGCAAGCCCTTCTTCACCCCTGGCTTGATGCTGGGCCCCGCCTTCTTCAACCATCATCATCCGCAGCCCAAACTCAGCAAAGTGATGAGGTTATTCCAGTTGACAAGACAACAGTTGAGTCAGAAAGAATATGATTACATGAAGAAAATGTTGCCATTTCATGTCAACCTGTCAAAGTGACGTATCTGGATAAATCAAGAAATGGTGTAACAATCTGTGAAGCAAGAAGCCGTGAGTACTATTTTTCCCCTGTTTTCTGTGAAATCTATGTCATACAAGACGAAGGTATGAACAAAGATTCTTGGATTACTGTATTCAAAGTATAAGAATCTGTGATTGGAAATATGAATTTGTGTCCTGTTTTCTGTGAAATTTCTGCCATGCAAGAAAATTAGTGTTTGAATATAGTTCTTGGATTAGTGTAGAAGCATTTTTCCACCTTGTATAGTTCAATCGTTTTGCAGAGTTGTTAAGTATTAAATGCCATTTGCATTCCATTGGAGGTTTTAGGGAATAAGTTCTGGTTATTGTAATTTGGTGCTTTAAACTAACAGGTCACGGATGGTACACAGTGTATATATTACCTGTTTGAATTGGTTGATAACTCAATTTTTATGTTTTATGCTTAAGATTTCTTTTGTctggatacttttgttatcatggATATTCAAGCATAGCATAAATATAAATAGCTGTTAGAATTTGGTTTCATCTATAAGAGCACTGGTTTGAACCTAATTTTATCTAGTTGAATGTGTCACTGCTCATTCATGGAATGAACATATTTCAAGCTTAGACATTTCAATATCTCTATTTATGACAAATATTTTCAAATGTTAAAAAGATTCATCAGCTATTTTCGGAATGATTTTTAATCATGGTGCATTGGATTATCGTTTGattgtaaatattaaataatagaattttaatatttatattatttcaattaattgatgtTTACAATCAATATATATTTATGTTTAAATATGTGTTTAATATATTAGACAAATAATATGTTTATAGTTATATAGTATGTCTATTATACTTATGATGAAAGAGAGTTAAGAATTATAAATCAGAATGTTATTTTAGGAAATTAAATgagtatttgatttttatttttatttttgataaaagtggacaagccactaaacttatgTTTTATTAAATTTAAGAGTTGAAAATACATAACgagttcaaagggcataccggcaggaaagaacccgcaagaaaacctccggttgtggcccaaaagagagaaaaaaactaaaatttagatccccatatacccaattacatatctgaATTTGATCACCCTCCCGTTACAGAGCTTATCAGAATACACCTGACATTATCCAAAAAAACCCCATAGACCCATTACATACTTGATATTAACACCCTCCCCTTACATGATTCTTCAAAGATGCGTATCATTCTCCATTAGGACCCAAAAAGAATAAATTGTGAAAAAGGAGGAAGACAGCCACAAAGCTTCCATGCTTGACAAGATTTTGTAGCACCCGCTCAACACCATAATGTCCAACAAGCATGTAAAAAACCACCCATTATGTCTCACGAACAACAATTCTGCTTGCCAAAATGAGAAAAGAACCAAATGGAAAACATACCCCTGCTCAAAAAAACCTGCTACACTCAAACAGAAACCCAAGATCATGGTGTCAAGGAAATGAGAGCCATGAGCTAGGCCCTTCTAATGGCGGAGAGGAAGGAGGCACCATCTATATAGGAGGAATCCAGACTGGCAAAGCTTGAACAATAgacaatgattctaaaagaaaatgcaATCCTGCAAAAACATTAACCACTGCAACCAAACAATCTAGTGATACATAGTCTAAAAGGGCTACCAATTCAAataatgtgtcatcatatatgttagATATTAGCCCATTCCTTAAAATTTAGAGGAGTTCCCCATGCCACCCAGAGGATAATAACTGAGAACGAGTAATAAAACCAGCATATGCAAAATTTCCAAAATCAAAGCGGTAATTAGAGAGAGCATTATCCAAATCAACCGAAGAGTAAAAGTGTGAGTTGAAATATGTATCACAAATTGCCTTAACCATAGCAAAATCCAAAAGCACATCCATACATACGGTGAGAAACCGAGATGCAATATCAGCAAGGAAACAACCAGGGTTATCCACAAGCCATCTCTTTCCCAAAACTTTGTGAATAGCCAAAGAAAAATCCACCAAATGAATTTGAAACAAACGCCCAAGTTTCTCATCGTCCAAAACAAAAGAGTCTTGAAAATCATAGTGTTTGTGGGGCAATAGAATGTGGTAACCCACTGATTCCATCAGGAAAGCAAATGCAAAGCCAGGAGAGCCGAGGAGAATAAAAGAACCCAATGCCATCATAAGACAATAAAAACAACCACGAGAGGACGACACACTAATAAAAAATGATGTCATTATCCAAGCCGCCACCCTAAACAAATAATGATGATAGTTTCAAAACAACTCGGCACCAAGAATGCAAGACAGAAACAAAAGCCGCCATCTTACTAAACGATGATGATAATGTCCATGCGAAGCATAAAGCCGGCCAAGCCAATTAATGACTCAAGATATCCACACGAACAAGATTACTCAGAGGATCACAAATTTTGCCTCGTTATGAACATGAAGAAACCAAAGTTGTGCAATCAACAAGGGAGGAAAACAAATAATGAATTTATGAGGAAAGGATTACTCACGTACAAGAAAACTCCCCCGTACCCCAGAAAACATGCCAACATAATTCTCAATAATGACACCCTGTGTGGCGATAAATAGAAGTGCATTCCTATAATTAACCTTCCAGTCACCATACTTAGACAAGCTTTTTGCCAATGAGTAAGAAACGAAAAACTCTTAAAAGTGGTACCAAAGAATAAAGCAAGATAAAAAgcaatttccatgcaccataaGACCAACCAGATCAAGGAAGCAAAGGCCTCAAGCCTTGTTTGGGAATACACACAAGTATGTAAAAATAATGAATCAATGTCCCAAAGTAGGATACCACCACTTTAAACTTTATGTCTGAATGTGAACAATATAAGACACAAGGGCATACTTAATaacaacatttacaaataataGAACAAGCAGCCATAGTTAAACAAGATAAGCCAAAACGACTCTCCAAGACATATGTAACTCATGAGTTAATAGAATAAACTGAACAGATTTCTCCAATCCTCAAGgaatacacacattaacatctacCCCAAGAGCAGAGATGTATAAGTACTTCAAATGCAGATAGAAATAAAAGACTCCTATCAGCACAAAAAGAACAGATACAAGCTGTACTGgggagaggataatatgtatacttCAGTGAGAAATGAAGATAAAGAGAAGGAACTTATTATAATGTATTGCTAGCTGACTTACTGCCTCCCCAATCCTCAAGAAGTACATATATTACCATCTAACCCAATACAAAATTTGAGAAGGGGATAATCTATATACTTCAATAAGAAATGGAGGAGCTCAAAACAGATGAAATTAATCTTTGGGAAGAGGCATATACCTGGGGaggacatcttgaggaatgtcacctaTTTCCACAAACTTATGAAAAGTAGCCAATTCAATTGCCAAATTAGCCAGGAAATCTGCTAGTTTATTTAACTCTCGAAAACAATGAGATAACAAATAGGTATCAAAAAAAGATAATTTCTCCAAGATGTGGTCAATTAAATACTTCAAGTGCCAACAATACTTTTACAATTCAAAACACTTTGGATAACAaccattgaatccccctgaatGTGAAGATGTTTTATCCCAAGGGAAATAGCCATGTCAATCCCAAGTGACAGAGCTTGACATTCAGCAAAGTTGTTTGACTGACacccaagggcatgacattgagctGATATTAAAACTGCATTATGATCCAGAATGGCCATACCAGCCCCCACCATACTCGGGTTCCCcctggaagcaccatcaaaatggagTTTATAATGACCCGGAGGAGGAGGAACCCAGGTAGCCATAATTCTCTTATTTTTAAAAGCCATACCCTTTGAAATTGACCCATGGGAGGGAATAATAGACAGGGATTTCCATGTCCTtgtgatcatgccatcccaatgggaGAAGGATGTCAGATGAtctaaattcttatgaatatatgacaaggccacctccgagatagaagcctctatcttgactaagatatcagaGAGCGACGCGGATGATTTtttgaagatcctattatttctctctaaccatatgttccaaacaatGATCGATGGAGCTATGATCCAAAGGCAGGCATGAAAAGAATAAGGGAACAAAAGAGGCCAAGCTCTGAAGTGTGAGAGGTCCCCACTAGTAACAAAAGAGAGACCTAATTTCTCGAagaaccaattccaacatcctagagcaaaatcacaatgaagaaaaagatgagatGACGATTCCAATTTCTGATTACATAAAACACAAGGGAAGACAACAGATAAgcccatcctatccaatctcatcccagTAAGAACCTTGTCTTGAACAAGAAGCCATGCAAAGGCTCCAGCCTTCTGCAGACATGACATGCGGGATGCTAGaataatttgtaaggccaagaAGAGAGATCATTGACCGTcataagggaattatatccatctttcactGAATACTTTCCAGTAGAGTTCTTGGTCCAAATCAGCTCATCATCGAGCTCAGATAAGATGATTATTCTGTTTCTAAGAGTAGAATAAAAAATTTCTTTAAGACTAGGACTAATAGGAATAAACTCAATCGACTTCCACTGGGCCATCACCATATTGCCATCATGAACTACAGTAAAATAGTCTGATAAGTAGGCCccccatttatccaaaagaatatAATTCAAGGGtgaccaatccctaatagaatTTGATTACTAATGtagaaataaatatattatatagttaATAAATTTATGGATTTTACAATTTTGTTAGtttagcttttatttattttatatttatttttatttttttattataatatattttgttaaccattatatatatatatatatatatatatatatatatatatatatatatatatatatatatatatatatatatatatatatatatatatatatatatatatatatatatatattcactatcgtggaatctggaggtgtcctcaccgaagcgagactaatcccccagtgtttacaacccactcacaaggtagcaacacacataGAGTTAACCGACTCGAACTcaactaaaatatatattttagatttttttactTAATTTATACCATTTATTACATATAGCTAATATTTTTTTTAGaactatatattttaaatattgttatctttttctattttatatataattaatcatgtattaataatatatattatttatccaTCTTTATAAATTTTATTACGAATTGTATAGTTTTTTCTATTATTTTCactttattatttctttttatgaattttcacttattattttgctttctttcttgCATGTATGTCTTCTCTTGTGGTCTATAGACCTTCCTCTTTTTTTCCCCTTCACCTTAGGTTTACTGCTCTCTTCTTTTCCATCTAGCTCTTAGTATCTTGTGCCTATTTCTTCCCATCTACTTAGTCATCTCACTCGAGGTTAAAATCCTAACTTCTCCTTTCCCCTACATTCTTACTTTCATGACGGATCATGGTGCGAGATAAAAAATGTTGGTAGCAAAAACACCACATGATCAAATCAATAAACATTTGAGCTAATAATTAGTGAAATGCTCTTCTAAAGTAGATTTAGGTTGAAAATGTGTCTTTATTACTAGGTTGATCTTCCCAACAAGATCAAATCAATCCCCTCTATCTCTAAGGAGGTCTATAGTCAATGGGGccatttaaaattttataattttactTATTTGCATGTTGGCATTGGAAGACACACCCGCCATAATGTGGAAGACATATCCAAAATTATGCTTGCTAGCCATCATCTTGTGTATCTCTATAATTTTCTTGGATAGAGttgcaataaaatcaatttaccaCTTGGGTATCTAGGGATCTTGTAGAATGCCTTTTGGAAACAAACAACCTTGATGTAGGTCAATGTCTTAAATTAGATATACCAATTCCCTTATTTTTATATCTCAGTAGTTTCTTCTAGAGATACCCTGTTTACAAAATCATGTTTAAACCTTTTGATAAAGGAAAAAATGAAGGCATAATTGACTAAATAATATATCTTTAGATCTCTTTGAATTCTAATTGAGGATGTCGATGACAGACTTTGAGTTTCTCCGGACATGAGTAAGCCAAATATTTATAACCTTAGAAAATTTAG
The nucleotide sequence above comes from Cryptomeria japonica chromosome 11, Sugi_1.0, whole genome shotgun sequence. Encoded proteins:
- the LOC131068301 gene encoding uncharacterized protein LOC131068301, encoding MARGKGEEGSVNYGQGGYHPVDIGDLFNNERYVVQSKLGWGTYSTVWLAWDTQLNKYVALKISRSKDNFTETALNEIRTLKVVAQADPEDKECIIKLLDDFIHTGPNGNHVCLVLELLGDNLRTLLKHYSGKGIPLHMVKEICFHILRGLDFLHGKLSILHTDLKPENILLPSTIDPEKDPKNLGVPLIPSSNKGKSPIATSSSSGSNICKTGNQQMGLKHKGKLVAQDCGIAAKDKEEKLGVEARAVQTRTWSSKTSLSGAWEGNLAQKIREVGINSPSEKQSSMASLDLKCKIADMGNALHLPINLMGPIQTFRYKCPETLLGSPFSTPADIWSVGCIAFELATGHFLFNPRAENDQERVVNHLGLMIELLGAMPIGVARGGKVSRDLFDKKGNLEGYILKSGNTLINLLRDKFGFAKKDADDFRDFLVPLLHFVPKKRPTAMQALLHPWLDAGPRLLQPSSSAAQTQQSDEVIPVDKTTVESERI